A region from the Ptychodera flava strain L36383 chromosome 10, AS_Pfla_20210202, whole genome shotgun sequence genome encodes:
- the LOC139141883 gene encoding para-nitrobenzyl esterase-like, whose product MSTRITIIVALSLTCATGLITTHVATGEDLDEQITDEAKSWQSDSLRVRSSYVETDCGPIAGRSTRGVHVFKGIPYAKPPINDLRWKPPVSLKASGSCWSGTLQALDFAPVCFQKPKRTGPGIIRSEDCLYLNVYTPSLDTSANLPVMVWIHGGGLMISGSSMAGYHPNVTTVIDTGMVYVSFNYRLNGFGFLALDILSEQSETHTSGNYGFMDQILVLEWVRDNIKHFGGNPDLVTLFGHSAGASSVMALSVSPLAEGLFHRAWMSSAAPYFQKTLEEASKDNLVFLERSHCRDIECIYSLTPEEVLRAIPTDVYPYWGELSCPDVPVKGLLSGGLCIVDGVVVPLDPLTAWKEGKAADIPLVIGATAQEYDSLPLSTDIRNWSWAQYESDVAENLDTFGKDITVQALSLYPYDKTKDTPELIYTTMASDVRFTCGSSLIAEHAALSLKSPVYRYVSTWWPSEPFSDFEPPWKPRYAFHASDVYAFFGFIPYYIPNPTKEDMQFQALMQQAIVYFAKKGVMPPEFNWLNAPDSVALIGNEMVIQEDYHKKECKFWMNNGFYRYSVML is encoded by the exons ATGTCTACCCGCATCACCATCATTGTCGCTTTAAGTCTAACGTGTGCAACTGGTTTGATCACCACACATGTTGCTACAGGGGAAGATCTTGACGAACAGATCACCGATGAGGCCAAATCATGGCAATCGGACTCTCTAAGGGTACGGTCGAGTTATGTTGAAACAGACTGTGGACCAATAGCAGGTCGATCAACAAGAGGCGTTCATGTCTTCAAAGGGATCCCATACGCAAAACCACCAATCAACGACTTGAGATGGAAACCACCCGTTTCCCTGAAAGCTAGTGGTAGCTGCTGGTCAGGCACTCTCCAAGCTTTGGATTTTGCACCGGTATGTTTTCAAAAGCCTAAGCGTACAGGTCCTGGTATTATACGGAGCGAAGATTGCCTGTATTTGAATGTCTACACGCCTTCCCTGGACACCTCAGCCAACCTGCCTGTTATGGTATGGATTCATGGCGGAGGTCTCATGATATCTGGATCTTCGATGGCGGGTTACCATCCCAACGTTACAACAGTCATTGATACAGGCATGGTGTATGTATCCTTTAACTACAGGCTAAACGGATTTGGTTTTCTTGCTCTAGATATTTTATCAGAACAGTCAGAGACCCATACATCTGGAAATTATGGATTTATGGATCAAATACTTGTACTGGAGTGGGTGAGGGataatatcaaacattttggtGGCAATCCTGATCTAGTTACTCTATTTGGACATAGTGCAGGAGCTAGTTCCGTGATGGCACTATCTGTATCTCCTCTCGCCGAGGGACTTTTCCATCGTGCCTGGATGTCGAGTGCTGctccatattttcaaaaaaccttgGAAGAGGCGTCTAAGGATAACTTGGTGTTCCTAGAGAGATCCCATTGTCGCGACATCGAATGCATTTATTCCCTGACCCCTGAAGAAGTTTTACGTGCTATTCCCACCGATGTCTATCCGTACTGGGGTGAATTGAGCTGTCCAGACGTTCCTGTCAAAGGCTTACTTAGCGGTGGGTTGTGCATTGTTGATGGGGTAGTCGTTCCTCTTGACCCATTAACAGCATGGAAGGAAGGCAAAGCTGCTGACATACCACTAGTCATAG GCGCAACTGCTCAAGAATATGACTCCTTGCCGCTTTCTACCGACATTCGGAATTGGTCTTGGGCTCAGTATGAAAGTGACGTAGCAG AAAACCTTGATACATTTGGCAAAGACATCACGGTTCAAGCATTGTCGCTTTATCCCTATGACAAGACAAAGGATACACCTGAGTTGATTTATACAACGATGGCATCTGATGTTAGATTCACTTGTGGAAGTTCCTTGATCGCCGAACACGCTGCCTTGTCATTGAAATCACCTGTGTATCGCTATGTATCCACATGGTGGCCTTCGGAACCGTTTTCGGATTTTGAGCCCCCATGGAAACCTCGCTATGCTTTCCATGCATCAGACGTGTACGCATTCTTCGGGTTCATTCCGTATTACATTCCAAATCCGACCAAAGAAGACATGCAATTCCAGGCACTGATGCAGCAGGCAATTGTGTATTTCGCTAAAAAGGGCGTGATGCCGCCAGAGTTCAACTGGTTGAATGCACCGGATAGCGTGGCACTGATTGGCAATGAAATGGTAATTCAAGAAGATTACCACAAGAAGGAGTGTAAGTTTTGGATGAACAATGGCTTTTACCGTTACTCAGTGatgctttaa